gaaagccACCGGAAAACCGGAATCCcttcccctctttctctcttttctctttcactaCTCGCtccctctcttcctttcttgtgaGTTATcaattctttttcatttttttgtatcatttcatttcttattaaatttttcatatttttattggttAAAGATTTCGTACATGATTGTGTATGGTGCACGATCATGCCTTCAATTGTTGGATGGCGATGAGAAATTGTGTACTATACATAGTCAtgtccatccaatggttgagaaTACAATCGTGTATCATGCACGGTCATGTACAAAaacctttccctttttttttttaatcttttattccttttttaatttatattcaAATTCAACATAATGTTTTTATATATCGGTCTATTGAGATCGATATCgttaaagatttaaaaaaaaaaaaaaaatagtaaaattcgTATCGAATCGAGGATGATCTGATATCAATACATATCAATCAACATAGTGAAATATGACGATTTGGCAATTTGATGCTATGGTGCAATTGATAGTGATTTTTTAAactcaataataaaaaaaaaggggaaaaagaatgccACACCCCATGGAAAGACAGAAATTTCTGAAGGCGTGATAGTCATTTAGCACGgccttgtgtctaggtgcaggagcCACATATGATcaagtagcgttctctttccttgATAAAAAATGTTATCACTTTAAAACCATGGTAAATAATGTGAGATAACCCATGAAATACCACTTGAAGGTTTAACCCAAAAGTTAATTAAACTATTAGGTATAAATAGTCCAATGGGGGATAAGGGATGTGAACTATAAATCTAGAATTCCCAACATTTCAACATAATATAATTGAGATTAGCATAAGTGAATTAGAAGTAATTGATTCCCTCAATTTTGATCCAATTTTTTTCAAACTATCTGACCTAGTTAATACTACATCCAAGCCCTTGAAGGCTATaggttattttctttttctccctcgAAAATGGAaaaagtaacccaaaaaaagaaaggaaaaaaggaaactGTTACTGTGAGGGATAAACATATTTTTTCTGAAAATCTTATCAAGAATAAAattcttcaaattcaaattcaaattaaaaaaaaaaaaaaaaaaaaaaacaaagaatagtcACAAATGGCAGAAGAGAGATGGAGTACTCTCATGCATCAAAAGATAGTAATTCTCTTAACTTTCAGGACAAAAGGGCTTATCCACATTATCTCTATGACTTGGAATTGTGAAGTGCCTTAGCCTACCTTCTTGTTCCTTCATGTACCCTTCACACAAAAAGGCCTTAGAGAACTGGTCCTCTACAACCCTATTCACATCATGCACAAACACATCAGTTTCTCCATCTTTCCTATTCCTTCCCATCAATCCAGCAGTATAAATGGCACTCATCCTCCCTGGTGCATCTTCAAAATAACCAGTTGGTGCATCCACCATTATCAAATCCCATTCTATATCATACACCTTAGCAGGTAATCCCTTCAATGCAAGTTGACACTTAGAATTCCTTACATCCCCTACCACTTTGCATTCCTCTCCCTTCCCAATCTCCATCAGATCATCTGCATCTCGAACCCGGCTATCGTAGAAGACATGGTATGATTCTAACATTGTGAATCTCTGTTTGATTTGTTGAATCCATGATCTATCTTCCTCAAGAAAAACTGTTCTTCCACCATGATTGAGTGAACTCCACATGAGGCTGTCATGGCCTAAACCAAAGACTAGGAAGTTGCAAGGGGATTTCTTCTCTAGTATTCTGGATGTAACAGAGATCTCTTTCAGTGTTTGCTGTGGAGTAATGTTTGATGTTGAGTAATGGAGGAGTGCTTGAACTAGGGAAGATGGGATTTTGGTGCAAGTTGATGTGGAGAGATCTTGAGGTGGGCAAGAATTTGTGGAATATTGGGCTTCTTCCTTGTTGATTGTTGATGGTTTGGATGATGATGAGAAGTTTGTTCTTAGTATGAAGAGGATGAGAAGGAAGGCAAGCAAGAAACCAAAGATGAGGAGCTTAAGGTTGAGTGGatattgggttttgggtttcatGTTTCTTCTTGTGTTGGCTGATCACTCTCATCGTTCTGCATTCCTGCAGCTCTATTTAAGAAATGGGTTTGTTGTGTTTATGAAGTTTTGTATGTAAAGAAGTGATGTTGATGGGTTTGGATTATAATTAACAATGAAGATATGGGCCTTGTGGGGTTTACAATTTTTGCTTCTAAATTGAAGGAAACAAATACTAAATAAGGATTACTTAAGATGGAGTGAAGATAGTGATTGCttggctgtttttttttttttttccatggatTCTTGGGATTGAAGGGAAGAAGAGTGGATGATTGATGAGGACATGAGAGCAACAGGTAGGTAAGTTGGTAGATCTACAAGTTTGGTCGTctctgtatgtgtgtgtgttagtgtttttcttctttatttattttttaagttggaGGGGTTAAGGAATGCTATTTTGTATTGAAATGGGGAGCCAGTaggaaaaggattctgtccagccGTGGTGGGTGCTGGAGCGTCCAGGCCCGCTAAACGACAACAAAAACAagggatggtcatttcataggtgggtcccacctaggccccacatgtgaaatgactacccacccctgtttttgctgtcgtttagtGGGGTTGGATCGTTCAGCTTCCACCACGGCTGGCAAGAACCAGGTTCGAGGCTCCGAGCCAATACTGTTTCCCATAAAGTGGTAGTGGTTCAGAAAAATGTTGGAATATTGCTAGGGTTGGGTTCAACGGGTTTGGATTCCCTCCCCACATGAGGGgaccacaccccatggaggaTGTAGATATGGGACCTAGCTCCTGTCCAgcccgtggcgggagctggacctTCCAGCTCCGCTAAACGACAGAGAAAACAGGGTTAGagtgatcatttcacatgtggggcccaggtgggactcacctgtgaaatgaccaccttacccctgttttctctATCGTTTAGTGGAGTTGGATGGTCCAACTCCCACCACGGCTAGATAGAATCCTTTTCCATAGATCTGTCCCATGGGGTAGTTGCTCTTGAACTGATAAGACtgattgaggggggggggggaaccagACTAACGCCCTTATCGGTTTCATATCGGTTTTACTTTTATAAACCAGttaaaaactgaaaccaaattaGGCCAACCAAAACGTGGAAAAATCGTTTAGTTTTTaatacaatttttatttttttgtatataaaaaaacaaagattgaacaaaaaataaaccgATAAGGGACCAATAAGAGGTCATCAAGAGAAACCAATAGATACGTCATCCGATTTTGGTCAATTTTTTGTGGTGCATATATCAGGTtagatcaaaatcaaactaaTAAGGATTTGAACCTTAAAAACCAATTTGTGGTCAATAGTTACCAGTCTGATCGTTTTAGTTCCAAAAACCAAATCACAACCGAAACTTATCAGTCTGGTCGTTTCAGCTCCTTATCGATTTCTTTTATTGGTATGGCTTCGTTTGGGGTTTCAAAGCTAACTTTTTGAATACCTATTTTTCGAATAAGAATTCCTTAAATGGATACGAACTTGAATTAAATATGGATTTTCGCATCCTTAGTTGTATATGTTGATTGGATTGGATAACATAGCTTCTAAACGGATTCATATAGTTTCAAGATATCAATTTATGGAAtatggattctcctaaatggataggGACACAAATCGAACACTAATTTTCAACTTCACCtaataaaatagaattaaaGTTTAGAGGTTCAGATACTGTCACACGACCATGGCCCTAGTGATCCTGATAACAAACTCGATACCTCCATTGTCATCATTCTTCAATGCCGCATTTGTGTTCAGCTTGTGCCCAGAGGGGCATCTAGCcgtgaatttttatcctatgcagttactgcacggtgcagtgcTACATCGTGAGgtggctgcagaggccatgtgcaccatgtggggcccgctgGCCCACTGTGCCACATGGTCTCTGCTGCGCCGCATGATGCATTACTGCATCGTgcagtaacaggagaggataacgaccgttgggctatgccgcacacatcccgatAGCTGACTTAGTGCGCAAGGATATGTGCTGCACAACCCAACCCTTAAATGCACCCCTGGGCGCTGAGGTTCTTGGAGAGGAATCAGATCCTTTAACCTATCACATACTAGGCTAATCCAATTTGACGCCCATACACTATTAGGGTGATTCAGGCTGATTCAATCTAACACCCATACATTAGAATGGCCgtactatttttttattttttttggtaaaaaaggGACGTGCTAGTCAGGATAGTTTCGGATGTTCCGAATTTGGTCAAAAtaaattatgatttttagtCCAGTTACGGAATACCCTTTAGATACCGTTTTCAAGCACACAATTGGTTTTGGGAACCTATCAGCGCTACAGAGTTGGAAACACGGGAATCTGTCATCGTCACTTTCCCAATAGTTTCCAATAAAAGGATGCGTACGGAGAAGCTGTTACTCTTCTCTGTCAGAAAGGAACCGCTAGGGTTTCCATAAACTGAAAAGAATACTGAAATATGAAGTTCGCAGTGAAAGCATGGAGCAACGGAAGAGCACGGGCAGGGGTCCTCCAACTGAGCAGCTGCCCGAACCCAATAGAGACACCTGCCCTTCTTCTCACCACAAGAAAGGGTCTGCCCGTATTCATTGCTCCTAATCTCCTTCAGTTCCTCTCTTCTCCTGATTCTCATCTCCTCCAAACAAGCCCTCTCCATTTGTAAGTACATTGTACAGCCTTTGATGCTTCTACTCTTTAATTAACAACGGTGACGCTGAGTGGGACCCACTAATGGTGGGTTCtgtcctcttgcttgctcacgTGGAAGCCAGGTGCCACTGTGTAAAAGTGGTGGGTTTGCACATATGGTGTTTGTGATTTGGACTTTGTAGGGTCAACAACACCACCAATCTTAGTTCATGTCATGGGAGTTCTGGTCCTTACGACCAATTGGGTGGGGCATACCACTTGCCCGACTGCCACGTGGAAATTGGACCACTGGTGGGTTGCTCATAAGGTGTTTGTGATTTGGGCTTTGGTGCTGCAACACCACTGTGAAGTTGTGAACATCCATGATCCAAACTGAGCCTAAATTATTATGCATAGATGACAGTTCAGATGTTGCCTACGATGGTGatggaaagaaaatttttatttttgataagaGGTGATAGAAAGAAACACCCTATGTGGTAATCTATACTTGGTGAGTTGGTGACATACAAGGAGTTTTTGGAAGATGTTGTCTCTTAGACTCGTAGTTGTAGGATGACATCAAGGAGTTTTAGAAAAATCTAAGTTGAAGATGTGTGCTCTGTTCTTTATGCGTGGGCAGTTTCAGAAACTTCTTGCGGCTCCTGGTTCACCTTGTCACCCATTTGTGTTTGTTCTAAAATTTTCTGATTGCAGAAATTTTTGGCATTGCCTATCAaggtttaaaaataaaaaaattgcataTATATTGGCTGATGACTTGTTTTTAACACTGTGTTTCCTTCAGCTTAGAGTGCCCTTCATCAAAAACAATTTCAAATATTGGGGGATTGCACCAGATGGTAAGATTGACTGAGTATGGCTTTGTAGCTGCCCCTAGGGATTCTATTTTATGCCTACCAGACTGTGATGGAACTAACAAAATTGGAGCTTCTTTTGAGACACCTTGTGGTCGCCGATTGGTAATGCTTTCATGTTGTTGTTTCTAAATATCATTAACTTAacctttacttatttttttttttttttttgataagcatTAACTTGACCTTTACTTGGGTAGTATACTTCCTTGTATTTCTGGTAGAAATGTCTTGAGCATGTTCGCATCTGGACTTTTATTGTGCAGATAAAGCCAAAAGAATACATGGAACTGATTTCTTCGCTGGAACCAAATATATGGGCTAGTTTGGCAGATGAGGTGCCTGCATGGGTTTCTGAAAAGAGGAACAAGACTTCGGTGGATAGAACTGTACGTTGGCTTGATGACTGTATTGCCTTAAACCTGGTATGTACAATATATCAGTTCAATACCTAGGcatttattcttttttccttaccTGTAAGCTTTTGTTTCTAGTATGAGATCCAATCACTCTTAACCAAACAACCTCAAGTTTTTGCCTAAATTTGCATTGAATGTTATTTAGGCAAAGCAATTTCTAAATGGAGACCGTATTTTTGCCACATGGAGGCTGATCCCATTGTCAGAAAGCTGGAACATCCTTGGATCCAAATGTCAAATTTTGTGTTCCATCTGAATCATATCGCACACCATCTATTGAATCTCTTCCCCTTGTACTCAGCCATTAAACTGATGTAAAGCTGATCTTGTCATCCTGACCATTAAATAGATAGGGGTCCAAGTATTGACTATTGACTAGTTTTGTGAAGATTGTTTTTTATATTCTATGATTCTTTAGAGATGAAATTTACATTGACAGGGGTCAACGTTGGCAATATGCTTACAATAATTGAAGACTAATTGATAAGCTATGTGGCAGATAAGGTAGTCCCAATGAGTAGGTGTGGAGATTGTTAAGATTATCGTGTTTAggtgtttggggttgtttatgTCTCTTATTGTGCTTTCTAGTTAGTTCTAAATTAGCTTTATgtcttaagggtattttgggtacttcatattgtaattcacttaagttatgttataaataaatctgtctctcacgatttagttaattcaactaaatcgtgagaagCCTTCTTTTCTCTcggtttttccttcttctccttctctcggttcttcttctttcttctttgctttcttcttctagttctcttgCTGCAGATTATTTTTAGCTTCAGTTttgtttcatggtatcagagcaataaaTTCTGATCCACGAGATTCatcttgctgctgctgttttgaAGGTTCTTTTTCACCCCTTTGTTTATCGTGGTTtacagcaacctatgctgcctATGTTGATCTGAACTCTAGTCATATATTCATGAAGGACTAGAGTCTCCTGCTATGCTGCAACTGATTGTGTATGTTCCTGCTGCTGTTCGAAGTCCTTGAAGATTGGTTATTTGCTTGCccctaaaaccctgacaatcaatattccaaatccctgtggaaatcgatttgtttttcttctgggGTCTGTTCTTCATTCTTGTGGCTGGACTTCTAGTGATTATACATCACTATTGCTGGTTATATTTATCAAAGACTATACTTCTGTATTGGGCTGTTCTGCCCTATTCTTCAAGGCTATCGGATTTACCCTGATCaaagatttctttcttttgggctGTTATCGACATTGGAGTTTGCACCTTTTTATTTCCCTAAGGGCTGATGCTAAGTCTTCTACCGACAACTTTAATATTCAGATTACCAGTGTGAAGCTGAATGGTGCTTCTAATTATCTACTTTGGTCTCAAGCCTTTGAGGTCTATGTCACTGCTCGCCGGAAGATGAAATATCTTACGATGGAACCCGTGGATTCCACTGATGACAAATATGATGATTGGAAGGCTGAGAATGCAACCCTTCTTTgctggctttggaatagcatggaaccctcCATTGCTtccaatgttatgtttcataaaactACCAAGGGTGTTTGGAACGAACTTAAAGAGAGCTACTCTCAAGATACAAATCTGTCCCGAATTTATGATGTCTATGagaaattcttttcttttaaacaaCATGGAAAATCCCTTGGTGAGTATTACAGTTCATTGAAGGGGATGTGGGAAGAACTCAATGTATACCAGCCTAACTCTACTGATGCTGCTGTAATTAAGTCCCAACGATCTGAATTTTTGGTTGCTCAATTTCTCTCTGGGCTAGATTTTGATCTTCAATCCGTCAAAAATCAATTGTTGACTAGAGAGAAGATCCCCtctatgaatgaagcatattgTCGGATCCAGAGAGTTTTATCCCCTTCTGTGGTGAAGTCTGATTCAGCTCCTACCAACAAAGATAATTCTACCCTTTTCACTTCTACTGGAGGGCgtggccgtggtggtggtggtacttcTTCTCGCAGTCGTGGTTCTACTTTTGGGCGCGGTAGTGCCGCTGGTTCTGGAGGTCGTGGGGTTACATCTAACActgctggttctggttctgttgATACTAGTTCTCGATGGTGCACTCATTGTAATCGGTCTAATCATACTGTTGATAAGTGTTGGCTcaaacatggcaaaccacagTGGGCCCATGAGCAATTTGCAAACTCTGCCATATCTGATGGAGGGACTGATTCTGTGCACTCTTCCGACCCTGCCCCGAGATCCTTTACTAATGGTGGTACCTCTTCTAATGATTTAGTCTCTCAACTCTTACAATGAGTCCAAAAACttgaggcttcttcttctacatctaCAGCTGTCCTTACCCACTCAGGTACTACTGCTTGTTTCGCATCCTCATCCTctccgtgggtcattgactcaggaGCATCctctcacatgactggtaagctTACTTTGTTTTCATCTTCCACACAGACTTCTATGTCATCTCGGATTTCTATTGCAGATGGATCCTCTATGCTAGTCACTGGTCATGGGAAAGTTGCTCTGTCTTCTAACATATCTTTAGCtgatgttcttcatgttcccaagCTTCCTCTTAACCTCTTGTTTGTTAGTCATTTAACTAAAAATTTGAATTGTTCCATA
The sequence above is a segment of the Telopea speciosissima isolate NSW1024214 ecotype Mountain lineage chromosome 7, Tspe_v1, whole genome shotgun sequence genome. Coding sequences within it:
- the LOC122666908 gene encoding glucuronoxylan 4-O-methyltransferase 1-like encodes the protein MKPKTQYPLNLKLLIFGFLLAFLLILFILRTNFSSSSKPSTINKEEAQYSTNSCPPQDLSTSTCTKIPSSLVQALLHYSTSNITPQQTLKEISVTSRILEKKSPCNFLVFGLGHDSLMWSSLNHGGRTVFLEEDRSWIQQIKQRFTMLESYHVFYDSRVRDADDLMEIGKGEECKVVGDVRNSKCQLALKGLPAKVYDIEWDLIMVDAPTGYFEDAPGRMSAIYTAGLMGRNRKDGETDVFVHDVNRVVEDQFSKAFLCEGYMKEQEGRLRHFTIPSHRDNVDKPFCPES
- the LOC122666679 gene encoding queuine tRNA-ribosyltransferase accessory subunit 2-like isoform X2 — encoded protein: MKFAVKAWSNGRARAGVLQLSSCPNPIETPALLLTTRKGLPVFIAPNLLQFLSSPDSHLLQTSPLHFLECPSSKTISNIGGLHQMVRLTEYGFVAAPRDSILCLPDCDGTNKIGASFETPCGRRLIKPKEYMELISSLEPNIWASLADEVPAWVSEKRNKTSVDRTVRWLDDCIALNLTNRGAIFGAIVGGSSVEERRCCAQEVVRRNVSGFWIGGFGLGESMDERSALLNAVTDVLPDERPRQVCGLGLPEEILQGVAAGIDLFDSTYIYHLTLGGFALTFHLDGTDSHVSGSQFSDIGSDHTKINLRATIYRWLTDAKGEWDVRMPHDG